A stretch of DNA from Acidisarcina sp.:
GTTCGTCTCGTTCAACGTTCCTATCTGAGCAGCAAGTTGCAACGATGACAGAACGAAGAGGACACCCAACTGCGGGAGCCGGCGGCAGGCGCCTGTCGAAAACGCTGTGAACATATTCGTCCCCCTTTCGTAAGGTCCGATATGCAGGCCTTCAATAAATAAAAAGGATCATCCCTTGCTAGCACCCGCAGAGCTTGCAACTCTGGATGACACGCTGGATTGTGGAATACCTGGAGCGCGCTTGTTGAGCGAAAGCAGAAAGACTGTCTCACCAGGATCGCTCTTTACGAGAGCGACTGCCCCACCGTGTTCTTCCGCGACTCTGTGGGCAAGCGTAAGACCCAGTCCAACGCCATTTTCCTTGCCTTCGCTCACAAAAGGTTCAAACAAATTACCACGAATTGCCATTGCAACGCCGCTTCCATTGTCGGCCACGCGGATGTATAGCTGCTCCCCTGCTTGACCGAGTGTGATGGTGACGACTCCTTGCGGAAGGCCGCCACGATTCGCAGCCTGGCACGCATTCAGAACCAGGTTGAAGATCGCACGCTGCATCTTCTTCGCGTCTACCCAGGCATCGAAGGAGTCGCCGTTCTTTGCCTCAACATTGATCCTGACAGTTGCCGCTTCGGGATGCGTCCCCACCAGTGCCACGGCTTTCTCCACCAGTAGGAGTACCGACTCTTGTGTCAGCTGAAGCGCGTTCCCGGTGCGACTAAACATCAGCAGGGATTCAATCAGATCGGTCATGCCGTTGACGGCAAGCCTGATCTCGCCAAACAGTTCCGTCTTTTCCTCCTCGTCGACCGCCGAGGCTAGAAACTCCGCATTGGCGTAAACAGCGGCGAGATAGTGGCGGAGATCATGGGAAACCGAGCTAGCCATCCGCCCAATAGTTGCCAGCCGTTCTGACTCGATGAGTTTTTGTTGCGTTCTGCGAATTTCATCACGCATACGCCCAAAGGCAGAGCTGAGTTCGTGAACCTCACGTGCCCCGGTCTGTGGGAGGCGATAGTTATAGTCGCCTGTACCCAATGCCCTTACGCCGGAGACAAGCGCTTCGATCGGCCGCGTTACGGTCCGCGTGATGGATAACGAAAGAAGGACGCCAACCAGCAAAGCCGCCGCTCCAAGCCCGAGAAAGAGATGGTTGAGCCGGCGAGAAAGCTCATCCTGCTGCCGGAACGATTTGAGCACGACTAGTTGAATATCGTCGCTGTTGCCCGGAGCGAGTTGGACAGCCACCGCACTGAAATGCTCCGGGCCCAGCCACAGCTCAACCACCCGCATTGGGCTCCGTAGTAGCTCCTGTGACGTTGCTGACAGCCGTATTTCCTGCGTTGAGTCCAGCGTACTGGCAACGACGATGCCGTGCGCCAGAAATGTAGCTTCTGCCGCGGCAGCCTCGCTTACTTCATGCGCCAGACTCTGGTCTACGGAATATCCAATGATCACATAGCCCAGAATCTGGCCGTTGGCACGATTGCCGAAGTACAGTGGTTTGAATGTGAACTCGAAGAGCCTTCCATCCATCACCACGAAGCGGGGGTTGTTTTCGAGCTGTAGCGAGCTTTCCAGTGCAGTGCGTCGCGAGCGAACAAGATCTTCCGGAGAATACCTGTTTGCATTTTCCAGACCGCCAGAACCCTCATAGAGCGCAAGTACCTTTCCCTCAGAAGTAGTCAAGGCAAAGAGATCTGCGCCGCTCACCTTGAAAAATTCTTGTCCGCCGTCTTCGATCGTGCGGCGGTCGTGCGTCGTCATAAGTGCCTTCAGGCTGGGCAGGTCAGCGAGCAGTGCACCTTCGCGCGCCAGCATCTCCTGGCGCTGATGCTGTAGATTCTGAAAGGTAGCGACGGAATGAGTCACATCGGAGGCGAGTGTTTCCGACATTTGCCGCTCTATTCGCGAGCGCACGACGAGCAGGCTCGCAGTCGTCAGGCCAACTGAGACAAGCAACAGTGGCACCAGCAGCATGACCCGCATTCTTATTGGGGACATGGAACCCGCCTAAGTGCGAGGAGTTTTGCCACGCCGGGAATTCCTCAGGGAACGAATTTGTAACCGGCGCCGTGAACCGTAATGAAGTGTAGAGGATTCGCCGGGTCGATTTCGAGCTTTTGCCGCAACTTAAGGATCTGGTTGTCCACGGTGCGTGTCGTGGGATAGAAGTTATATCCCCACACATCGTTCAACAGCTCTTCGCGACCTATCACACGTTCAGGATTCTCGAGAAAAAATTTAAGAAGCTTAAATTCATGCGCTGTGAGCGCCACGTACTGGCCCGATTTGCGAACCGACATTCGAAGAAAATCAATTTCGCAGTTCCCAAACGTTAGGGCGGCGGCACGCGCGGGCTTTCTGGTTCTTCTGACAGCGGCCTGAAGTCGCGCAAGCAACTCACGTGGACTGAATGGCTTAGTCACATAATCATCAGCGCCCAGTTCGAGCAGTAGAACCTTATCCGCAACCTCGGCCACCGCACTTACCACGATCACTGGCGTATTCGGCGATGCGGCTTTGATGCGTTTGCACACCTCGCGACCGGGAACCCCGGGCAACATCAGGTCCAAAACCACAGCGGAGTGAGTAGCCGCGCGAAACACGTCGATTCCCCGCACGCCATCCATCGCCTCCTCCACCGCGTACCCCTCAGCGGCAAAAAGGCGCTTCAAGACCTTTTGCATCCTCGGGTCGTCCTCAATCACGAGGATCGTGCCGGTGCTCTGATTGGAATCAGTCATCAACTCGCGCGACTCCTCCATGCTCGTGATAATTCTCAACCCTATCCCGCCGGATGAATAGCCGGGCGCACGGAAATGACAATCTGATGACATTTGACGACAGACCGGGGACAAGGATTCTTTTGCTACATCCAGTCAGGGGGACTCCTTTCGCTTTGGGACAAGCAGAACCCAGAACAAAATAGCAGCAATCCCCGCGATGGCTGCTATACCGCGCAATGATATAGGGTATCCATATTTGGCGAAACCCAGCCCCGCGCAGGCTGCCGCGACCATCTGCATTGCAGAGATAACCAGACTGTTGGACGCCGCCGCCCACCCGCGCTGATCCGCATCCACTTGATTCATAAGCAAGCTATATGTTCCCGGCTCATTCATCCACTGAAACGCGGTGAAGCCAACATAGACGACCATGGCTTGCAACGGAGTGTGGGTCAAAGCAAGTAAGGCTAGACAGAGAGCCGTCGCGCACTGCGTGTACACAATACCGCGCACCAGGCCCCACCGCCGAAATACAAGTGGAGCGCTAAAGACCGCCACTACCTGCAGCAATTGGGAAACTGAAAAGATCGTCCCAACCTGAGGAAGGGGAAGATGCAAGTGGTGAGCAAAGTAGACATTCGCAAAGGGACTAAACGAACCCGTCACCAGACTCCATACAGCAATCGCAGGCAGGAACCGAGCGAGAAAAGGAGAAAAGAAGGGTCTGTTCTGGGCAGGAATACTGGGACGAGGAAACTTAAGCTGCGCCGCAGGTATCAAGCTCAGCGCTGCGATGCCGCACGAGAAAAGTAAGACTATCCGCTCCGGCTCGACGGCACGAGATATGACGGGAAAACCAGTAAATATTCCAGGCAGCCTGCCTCCCGCTAGCCCCGCCATCGCTCCAACACCGATCCCCAGAGAAAAAAAGAGGCTGAATGCAAATGGACGCTGCCTCTCATCTGTTAATTGCGCAACAGCGGGAGCAATGCAAATCGCCCAGATAGAAAGCGCAACTCCAGATACAAAAGCGAGAACAAGCTGCCCCTCGAATTCAAGCCACAGTGCGCGACTGGAGAATATAGAAACCGCAAGCAAGATACAGGAAAGCAGAGTAAGCCGAAGCCCACATCTTTGAATCAACCTACCCGCCGGGATCGCACCGGCTAAATTTCCCGCCGCCATTGCACTCGTTAAGAAACCAAGTCGCATCTCTGAATAGCCATGACTCATGAGAAACAGGTTGAACAGAAAGAAGTAGATGGACAGGCCTAGGTCAAAAAAAAAGATGCTCCGAGAAAGGTCCAGAACCGCTTGCCAAGTTGCCGTTGCAACAGCCACCATTCGAAGCCGTGAAAAAGCATTGCAGGTACCAGATATGCTTGCGTCACGGTACGGGATACCAGATAGGAAATGTACTGAATATTAGGACGCGTGCTTATTTTTCTGGTGCGCCTATGCCTTAACCCAATTGCAGGCGAACTTCTGCTGGGAATCTTCTTTGGGACAATAGCCCGGAATAGAACGGCTCGCTTTTCCTTTGCAGTTGACAGCAATGCCGCATGCAGCAAAACCCAATCTCTGTTCAGTCGGAACATCCCTTCAAGAGAAGACCCGGAGAACAAGCGCAGCCATTGCGCCACGCCCGGAGAGAGTTGGAGGATTTCTGCATCTACACTCTGATGAACATCACAGCGGAACCATGCCTTCGCGTGCGCAAAAGCAATGGCCTCAAGTGAACGCTGGTAATTGGAGTGTGTAGCCGTCCACTCGTCCCAAAAGCCATCATCGTTCGCGTGTTCAT
This window harbors:
- a CDS encoding ATP-binding protein, whose protein sequence is MSPIRMRVMLLVPLLLVSVGLTTASLLVVRSRIERQMSETLASDVTHSVATFQNLQHQRQEMLAREGALLADLPSLKALMTTHDRRTIEDGGQEFFKVSGADLFALTTSEGKVLALYEGSGGLENANRYSPEDLVRSRRTALESSLQLENNPRFVVMDGRLFEFTFKPLYFGNRANGQILGYVIIGYSVDQSLAHEVSEAAAAEATFLAHGIVVASTLDSTQEIRLSATSQELLRSPMRVVELWLGPEHFSAVAVQLAPGNSDDIQLVVLKSFRQQDELSRRLNHLFLGLGAAALLVGVLLSLSITRTVTRPIEALVSGVRALGTGDYNYRLPQTGAREVHELSSAFGRMRDEIRRTQQKLIESERLATIGRMASSVSHDLRHYLAAVYANAEFLASAVDEEEKTELFGEIRLAVNGMTDLIESLLMFSRTGNALQLTQESVLLLVEKAVALVGTHPEAATVRINVEAKNGDSFDAWVDAKKMQRAIFNLVLNACQAANRGGLPQGVVTITLGQAGEQLYIRVADNGSGVAMAIRGNLFEPFVSEGKENGVGLGLTLAHRVAEEHGGAVALVKSDPGETVFLLSLNKRAPGIPQSSVSSRVASSAGASKG
- a CDS encoding response regulator transcription factor, whose product is MTDSNQSTGTILVIEDDPRMQKVLKRLFAAEGYAVEEAMDGVRGIDVFRAATHSAVVLDLMLPGVPGREVCKRIKAASPNTPVIVVSAVAEVADKVLLLELGADDYVTKPFSPRELLARLQAAVRRTRKPARAAALTFGNCEIDFLRMSVRKSGQYVALTAHEFKLLKFFLENPERVIGREELLNDVWGYNFYPTTRTVDNQILKLRQKLEIDPANPLHFITVHGAGYKFVP
- a CDS encoding MFS transporter — protein: MVAVATATWQAVLDLSRSIFFFDLGLSIYFFLFNLFLMSHGYSEMRLGFLTSAMAAGNLAGAIPAGRLIQRCGLRLTLLSCILLAVSIFSSRALWLEFEGQLVLAFVSGVALSIWAICIAPAVAQLTDERQRPFAFSLFFSLGIGVGAMAGLAGGRLPGIFTGFPVISRAVEPERIVLLFSCGIAALSLIPAAQLKFPRPSIPAQNRPFFSPFLARFLPAIAVWSLVTGSFSPFANVYFAHHLHLPLPQVGTIFSVSQLLQVVAVFSAPLVFRRWGLVRGIVYTQCATALCLALLALTHTPLQAMVVYVGFTAFQWMNEPGTYSLLMNQVDADQRGWAAASNSLVISAMQMVAAACAGLGFAKYGYPISLRGIAAIAGIAAILFWVLLVPKRKESP